From a region of the Bradyrhizobium diazoefficiens genome:
- the crcB gene encoding fluoride efflux transporter CrcB, translating into MNSPSAERWRTAMLYAWVAAGSIVGGLTRYLVGLALDTGPGFPFATLFINAVGSLIIGFYATLAGPDGRILARPEHRQFVMTGFCGGYTTFSTFSLETFRLVHGGMKYIALAYIAASIICWLASVWLGHMMASRYNRLTRS; encoded by the coding sequence ATGAACTCCCCTTCCGCCGAGCGCTGGCGCACTGCGATGCTCTACGCCTGGGTTGCCGCGGGCAGCATCGTCGGCGGTCTGACACGTTATCTCGTCGGGCTGGCGCTCGATACCGGGCCGGGCTTTCCCTTCGCGACGCTGTTCATCAACGCGGTGGGTTCGCTGATCATCGGCTTCTATGCAACGCTGGCCGGCCCCGACGGCCGCATATTGGCGCGGCCGGAACACCGGCAGTTCGTCATGACCGGATTCTGCGGCGGCTATACCACCTTTTCGACCTTCAGCCTGGAGACCTTCCGCCTGGTCCACGGCGGCATGAAATACATCGCGCTCGCCTACATCGCCGCGTCCATCATCTGCTGGCTGGCGTCGGTATGGCTCGGACATATGATGGCGAGCCGCTACAACCGATTGACAAGGAGCTGA
- a CDS encoding DUF1194 domain-containing protein — MRLLFSIGAVLVAGVFAGGDVAGVAAPGPKFEPPKNQVQRLAGDKDAQAVDIELILAVDVSYSMDMDELAIQREGYAQAIQSKEFLQALKLGPNGRIAVTYFEWAASSDQKIIIPWRLVDGPESADAVAAEIMKTPIRRASRTSISGAITFAMPLFDEDPYRGLRRVIDISGDGPNNNGGPVTVARDAALEKGIVINGLPIMVKEPSYSTMDIDNLDFYYEDCVVGGPGSFVITIKDREKFKEAIRTKLLMEVAGRTPERPVMRVADKEPRVNCLIGEKIWSDRWGR; from the coding sequence ATGCGCTTGCTGTTCTCGATCGGGGCTGTGCTGGTTGCCGGCGTGTTTGCCGGAGGGGACGTCGCGGGCGTCGCAGCACCAGGGCCAAAATTCGAACCGCCCAAGAATCAAGTGCAGCGGCTTGCGGGCGACAAAGACGCGCAGGCGGTCGACATCGAACTGATCCTGGCGGTCGACGTGTCCTACTCCATGGACATGGATGAACTCGCGATCCAGCGTGAGGGCTATGCACAGGCGATCCAGTCGAAGGAGTTCCTCCAGGCGCTGAAGCTCGGTCCGAACGGCCGGATCGCGGTGACCTATTTCGAGTGGGCCGCCTCGAGCGACCAGAAGATCATCATTCCCTGGCGGCTGGTCGACGGCCCGGAGTCGGCGGATGCCGTCGCCGCCGAGATCATGAAGACGCCGATCCGGCGCGCCTCGCGCACCTCGATCTCCGGTGCGATCACGTTCGCCATGCCGCTGTTCGACGAGGATCCGTATCGCGGCCTGCGCCGCGTGATCGACATCTCCGGGGACGGCCCCAACAACAATGGCGGTCCGGTCACGGTGGCGCGCGATGCGGCGCTCGAGAAGGGCATCGTCATCAACGGCCTGCCGATCATGGTCAAGGAGCCGTCCTATTCGACCATGGATATCGACAATCTCGATTTCTATTACGAGGACTGCGTCGTCGGCGGCCCCGGCTCCTTCGTCATCACGATCAAGGATCGCGAGAAGTTCAAGGAAGCGATCCGCACCAAGCTGCTGATGGAGGTCGCCGGCCGCACGCCCGAGCGTCCCGTGATGCGCGTCGCCGACAAGGAGCCGCGCGTCAATTGCCTGATCGGCGAGAAAATCTGGTCGGATCGCTGGGGACGCTAA
- a CDS encoding adenylate/guanylate cyclase domain-containing protein produces MESFELQRITNWLIDGARSSETPAEMIADVCEHLVEAGLPLWRFGIFIRTLHPEIFGRNFIWRQGEEVEIGTVDFDILDTPEFAASPLRIVFEEGLEVRGRIDDPDSRRFPIVNDMRADGVTDYVAVPMPFLDGSIHGTSWMTRRPGGFSDDHIAAIRSIVTPLARVSEIISQRRTAEMLLDTYVGNRAGARILGGQIRRGHHDTMQAAIWLSDLRGFTALSDRLPAETVVEILNRYFDCQVTAIRGHGGEVLKFMGDGLLAVFPIDEYVGDAAHVCTRVLQAARESRASVEALAFPVGEAIERFRFGVALHVGNILYGNIGGGNRLDFTCIGPAVNLAARLEKITGRLGRTVVASEGFASVCRHDWRELGEFPIAGFSKAQRVYGLAEETPVVMA; encoded by the coding sequence ATGGAAAGCTTCGAGCTCCAGCGCATCACCAATTGGCTGATCGACGGCGCGAGATCGTCGGAGACCCCGGCCGAGATGATCGCGGACGTCTGCGAACATCTGGTCGAAGCCGGTCTGCCGCTGTGGCGGTTCGGCATCTTCATCCGCACGCTGCATCCGGAAATCTTCGGCCGCAACTTCATCTGGCGGCAGGGTGAGGAAGTCGAGATCGGCACCGTCGATTTCGACATCCTGGACACGCCCGAATTCGCCGCGAGCCCTCTACGGATCGTGTTCGAGGAGGGGCTGGAGGTCCGGGGGCGCATCGACGACCCCGACAGCAGGCGATTTCCGATCGTCAACGACATGCGCGCCGACGGGGTGACCGATTATGTCGCGGTGCCGATGCCGTTTCTCGATGGTTCGATCCATGGGACGAGCTGGATGACACGGCGTCCCGGCGGCTTCAGCGACGACCACATCGCGGCGATCCGCTCCATCGTGACGCCACTGGCGCGTGTCAGCGAGATCATCAGCCAGCGCCGCACTGCCGAGATGCTGCTCGACACCTATGTCGGCAACCGCGCCGGCGCGCGCATCCTCGGCGGCCAGATCCGCCGCGGCCACCACGACACCATGCAGGCCGCGATCTGGCTTTCGGACCTGCGCGGTTTCACCGCGCTGTCGGACCGGCTGCCGGCCGAGACCGTGGTCGAAATCCTGAATCGCTATTTCGATTGCCAGGTCACTGCAATCCGGGGCCATGGCGGCGAAGTGCTGAAGTTCATGGGCGACGGCCTGCTCGCGGTGTTCCCGATCGACGAATATGTCGGCGATGCCGCGCATGTCTGTACGCGCGTGCTGCAAGCGGCACGCGAGTCCCGTGCCAGCGTCGAGGCGCTGGCCTTTCCGGTCGGCGAGGCCATCGAGCGATTCCGCTTCGGCGTCGCGCTGCATGTCGGCAATATTCTCTACGGCAACATCGGCGGCGGCAACCGCCTCGACTTCACCTGCATCGGACCGGCCGTGAACCTGGCCGCAAGGCTCGAGAAGATCACGGGTCGCCTGGGGCGAACGGTCGTGGCCTCGGAAGGCTTTGCCAGTGTCTGCCGCCACGATTGGCGCGAACTCGGCGAGTTTCCGATCGCGGGATTTTCCAAGGCGCAGCGCGTGTACGGGCTGGCGGAGGAGACGCCGGTCGTGATGGCCTAA
- the aroC gene encoding chorismate synthase, producing MSFNTFGHMFRVTTFGESHGVAIGCVVDGCPPMIPLTDAEIQQDLDRRRPGQSRFTTQRQEPDQVKILSGVTAHPETGVQVTTGTPIGLLIENTDQRSKDYSEIKDKFRPGHADFTYEAKYGLRDYRGGGRSSARETATRVAAGAIARKVLPDVRVRGALVQMGPHKIDRAKWDWDEIANNPFFCPDKDKAAFFETYLDGIRKSGSSIGAVIEIVAEGVPAGLGAPIYAKLDSDLAGAMMTINAVKGVEIGAGFGAAELTGEENADEMRTGNDGTRFLSNHAGGVLGGISTGQPVVVRFAVKPTSSILQPRLTVDRSGADTEIMTKGRHDPCVGIRAVPVGEAMMACVLADHFLRDRGQVGR from the coding sequence ATGTCCTTCAACACTTTCGGCCACATGTTCCGCGTCACCACCTTCGGCGAGAGCCATGGGGTGGCGATCGGCTGCGTGGTCGACGGCTGCCCGCCCATGATCCCGCTCACCGATGCGGAGATCCAGCAAGACCTCGACCGCCGCCGGCCGGGCCAATCGCGCTTCACCACCCAGCGTCAGGAGCCGGACCAGGTCAAGATCCTGTCCGGCGTGACGGCGCATCCGGAGACCGGCGTGCAGGTGACGACGGGCACGCCGATCGGGCTCCTGATCGAGAACACCGACCAGCGCTCGAAGGACTATTCCGAGATCAAGGACAAGTTTCGTCCGGGTCACGCCGACTTCACCTATGAGGCCAAGTACGGCCTGCGCGACTATCGCGGCGGCGGCCGCTCCTCGGCGCGCGAGACCGCAACGCGCGTTGCCGCCGGTGCCATCGCGCGAAAGGTGCTGCCCGACGTCAGGGTGCGCGGTGCGCTGGTGCAGATGGGGCCGCACAAGATCGACCGCGCGAAGTGGGACTGGGACGAGATCGCCAATAATCCGTTCTTCTGCCCGGACAAGGACAAGGCCGCGTTCTTCGAAACCTATCTCGACGGCATCCGCAAGAGCGGCTCCTCGATCGGCGCGGTGATCGAGATCGTCGCCGAAGGCGTGCCGGCCGGACTTGGCGCGCCGATCTACGCCAAGCTCGACTCTGATCTGGCGGGTGCGATGATGACCATCAATGCCGTGAAAGGCGTCGAGATCGGCGCCGGCTTTGGCGCGGCCGAGCTCACCGGCGAGGAGAACGCCGACGAGATGCGCACCGGCAACGACGGCACGCGCTTCCTGTCCAACCATGCCGGCGGCGTGCTGGGCGGCATCTCCACGGGGCAGCCGGTCGTGGTGCGTTTCGCCGTCAAGCCAACGTCATCGATCCTGCAGCCGCGCCTGACGGTCGATCGCAGCGGCGCCGACACCGAGATCATGACAAAAGGCCGCCACGACCCCTGCGTCGGAATCCGCGCCGTCCCTGTCGGCGAAGCCATGATGGCCTGCGTCCTGGCCGATCACTTCCTGCGCGACCGCGGGCAGGTGGGACGTTGA
- a CDS encoding nucleotidyltransferase domain-containing protein, whose translation MLDDPLLTRLTSVLAQVPGVQAIVLGGSRARGNAHPTSDYDIGLYCSNAGPLDTDRLLTVVKEIADDPGATTVTAVGEWGQWIVGGAWLSVDGRKVDLLYRNADAVELVMESCCAGLVTMDYQPGHPHGFCSAIWMGEIAYCQPLHDPNGLVARLKSIALPYPPPLRAALIRRFEWEISFAIENAELAVARGERTHVAGCLYRSLCCIAQVLFALNERYLVNEKGALQEAASLPLRIPHLAQQADEVWQLIGDGGFAPACAILRQVDRQLKALLQPGEMRP comes from the coding sequence ATGCTCGATGACCCGTTGCTCACCCGCCTGACATCCGTTCTTGCCCAGGTCCCGGGCGTTCAGGCCATCGTGCTCGGCGGTTCCCGCGCGCGCGGCAATGCACATCCCACGTCCGACTACGACATCGGCCTGTATTGCTCCAACGCCGGTCCCCTTGATACGGACCGACTCCTCACTGTGGTGAAGGAAATCGCCGACGATCCCGGCGCCACAACCGTGACAGCGGTGGGCGAATGGGGCCAGTGGATCGTCGGCGGCGCCTGGCTTTCGGTGGACGGCCGCAAGGTCGACCTGCTCTACCGTAACGCGGATGCGGTCGAACTCGTGATGGAATCCTGCTGCGCCGGCCTCGTCACCATGGACTACCAGCCTGGTCATCCGCACGGCTTCTGCTCGGCGATCTGGATGGGCGAGATCGCGTATTGTCAGCCTCTGCATGATCCGAACGGCTTGGTCGCCCGGCTCAAATCAATTGCGCTGCCTTATCCGCCACCACTGCGGGCGGCGCTGATCCGGCGCTTCGAGTGGGAAATCTCGTTCGCTATCGAGAATGCAGAGCTTGCGGTGGCGCGCGGCGAGCGGACCCACGTCGCGGGATGCCTCTACAGGTCGCTCTGCTGCATCGCGCAGGTGTTGTTCGCACTGAACGAACGCTATCTCGTCAACGAAAAGGGCGCTCTCCAGGAGGCGGCCAGCCTGCCGCTGAGAATCCCGCACCTGGCGCAACAGGCGGACGAGGTCTGGCAGCTAATCGGTGATGGCGGTTTCGCACCTGCCTGCGCGATCCTGCGGCAGGTCGACCGGCAACTGAAGGCGCTGCTACAACCCGGCGAGATGCGGCCGTGA
- the crcB gene encoding fluoride efflux transporter CrcB codes for MLSGAIAIMIGSALGGCARYFISGAIARRLGETFPWGTMTINVTGAFLIGIFGALATHPGSAFAAPNPWLFAVTGFLGCYTTVSSFSLQTLTLARSGEPMHALGNIVFSIGLCLAAVSCGFLLADSLGG; via the coding sequence GTGCTGAGCGGAGCAATCGCGATCATGATCGGCAGCGCCCTCGGCGGCTGCGCGCGCTATTTCATCTCCGGTGCGATCGCGCGGCGGCTGGGCGAAACGTTTCCGTGGGGCACCATGACCATCAACGTGACCGGCGCCTTCCTGATCGGCATTTTCGGCGCACTGGCGACCCACCCCGGCTCGGCCTTCGCCGCACCCAATCCATGGCTGTTCGCGGTGACCGGCTTTCTCGGCTGCTACACCACGGTATCTTCATTCAGCCTGCAAACGCTGACGCTCGCGCGTAGCGGCGAGCCGATGCATGCGCTCGGCAATATCGTGTTCTCGATCGGGCTGTGCCTTGCCGCCGTCAGTTGCGGTTTCCTCCTTGCGGACAGTCTTGGAGGGTAA
- a CDS encoding histidine phosphatase family protein — protein sequence MPVPTIYFIRHGETEWNALGRLQGTQDIALNARGRGQAVHAAAVLADLFRREGKDPAALPYVSSPLGRARQTMELARGRLELPPSDYSLDDRLREIGYGTWEGLTLAESEASDPDVYTRRLADKWTVAPAGGETYAAVQLRMLDWYESLLVDTVAVAHGGTCRALMVALGIETPASAAELYIQQGAVYVFRDRRLEKHS from the coding sequence ATGCCCGTGCCTACGATCTACTTCATTCGCCACGGCGAGACCGAGTGGAACGCGCTCGGACGGCTCCAGGGCACCCAGGACATTGCGCTGAATGCACGGGGTCGCGGGCAGGCCGTGCACGCCGCAGCCGTGCTGGCGGATCTTTTCAGGCGGGAGGGCAAGGACCCAGCGGCGCTGCCTTACGTATCGAGCCCGCTCGGCCGTGCGCGGCAGACCATGGAACTCGCGCGCGGCCGGCTCGAATTGCCGCCTTCCGACTATTCGCTCGACGATCGCCTGCGCGAGATCGGCTACGGCACCTGGGAGGGATTGACGCTGGCCGAAAGCGAGGCTTCCGATCCCGATGTCTACACGAGACGCCTCGCCGACAAATGGACGGTCGCGCCCGCGGGCGGCGAGACCTACGCGGCGGTGCAATTGCGCATGCTGGACTGGTACGAGTCGCTTCTGGTCGATACCGTTGCGGTCGCCCATGGCGGGACCTGCCGGGCCCTGATGGTCGCCCTCGGCATCGAGACTCCCGCCAGCGCCGCAGAACTGTATATCCAGCAGGGCGCCGTCTACGTGTTTCGCGACAGGCGGCTGGAGAAGCATAGTTAG
- a CDS encoding GNAT family N-acetyltransferase: MTVEFRQIEIADTDAFRAAMDVVARERKYIALLEAPPIEQVRAFVKRNVERGYPQIIAVEAGAVVGWCNVPPSGRTVSAHVGDLFMGLLPDFRGRGLGEKLLREAIQASDAFGFRRIELGVFATNTAAAALYRKVGFVEEGVKRMAILLDGIHHDEIIMARLKIK, encoded by the coding sequence ATGACCGTGGAATTCCGTCAAATCGAAATTGCCGACACGGACGCCTTTCGTGCCGCCATGGATGTTGTTGCGCGCGAACGGAAATACATCGCGCTCCTCGAAGCTCCCCCAATCGAGCAGGTTCGTGCCTTCGTCAAACGGAATGTCGAGCGCGGCTATCCGCAGATCATCGCCGTTGAGGCCGGCGCAGTAGTCGGATGGTGCAACGTGCCGCCGTCCGGTCGCACGGTCTCGGCTCATGTCGGTGATCTCTTCATGGGCCTTCTACCGGATTTCAGGGGGCGGGGGCTTGGTGAGAAGCTGCTCCGGGAAGCCATTCAGGCTTCCGACGCGTTCGGCTTCCGGCGCATCGAACTCGGGGTGTTCGCAACGAATACGGCCGCTGCGGCCCTTTATCGAAAAGTGGGGTTCGTAGAGGAGGGCGTCAAACGGATGGCCATCCTGCTCGACGGCATCCACCACGATGAAATCATCATGGCGCGCCTCAAGATTAAATAG
- a CDS encoding sigma-70 family RNA polymerase sigma factor, with the protein MSAFRQSVEAMIPALRRYARALTRDADAADDLVQDTLVRALRSERLFLGGDVRSWLYTILTNLNKNRRRSLARRPQFMQLTEKNPDASGTEAEGRDIERALATLVEEQRSVLLLVMLEGMSYREVADIQGVPIGTVMSRLARARAHVRASLQGERPTLRRVK; encoded by the coding sequence ATGAGTGCGTTTCGCCAGAGCGTGGAAGCCATGATCCCGGCGTTGCGCCGCTACGCGCGCGCGCTCACGCGCGACGCGGATGCGGCCGACGATCTGGTGCAGGACACGCTGGTGCGGGCACTGCGTTCGGAGCGCTTGTTTCTCGGGGGCGACGTCAGGAGCTGGCTCTACACGATCCTGACCAACCTCAACAAGAACCGGCGGCGCTCGCTGGCAAGGCGTCCACAGTTCATGCAGCTGACGGAGAAAAACCCGGATGCCAGCGGTACCGAAGCCGAAGGGCGCGACATCGAGAGGGCGCTGGCGACCCTCGTCGAAGAGCAACGCTCGGTGCTGCTCCTCGTCATGCTGGAAGGCATGAGCTACCGCGAGGTTGCCGACATCCAGGGCGTGCCGATCGGCACCGTGATGTCGCGCCTGGCCCGTGCCCGCGCCCACGTGAGGGCCTCGCTGCAAGGCGAGCGCCCGACGCTCAGGCGGGTGAAATGA
- the clpS gene encoding ATP-dependent Clp protease adapter ClpS: MNDTVTKPKTRTKTKVERPKLHKVILINDDYTPREFVTMILKAEFRMTEDQAYKVMITAHKLGSCVVAVFTRDVAETKATRATDAGRAKGYPLLFTTEPEE, from the coding sequence ATGAACGACACCGTCACCAAGCCGAAAACCAGGACCAAGACCAAGGTCGAGCGGCCGAAGCTGCACAAGGTCATCCTGATCAACGACGACTACACGCCGCGTGAATTCGTCACCATGATCCTCAAGGCCGAGTTCCGCATGACTGAGGATCAGGCCTACAAGGTGATGATCACCGCCCACAAGCTGGGCTCCTGCGTGGTCGCCGTGTTCACCAGGGACGTCGCCGAGACCAAGGCCACGCGCGCCACCGACGCCGGCCGCGCCAAGGGCTACCCGTTGTTGTTCACGACCGAGCCGGAGGAATAG
- a CDS encoding MFS transporter: MTTTTPNAERPGLPRGIWVLGFVSMLMDVSSEMIHALLPIYLVTVLGASTLTVGFIEGIAEATASITKIFSGALSDWLGRRKLLAALGYGLAAFIKPLFPLAPSVGWLVAARFIDRLGKGIRGAPRDALIADIAPVGLRGASFGLRQSLDTIGAFVGPLAAIGLMWWTADNFTAVFWVAVLPAFLSFGLIAFAVSDPEPDPNREPAKNPLNLAAMRQLGAVYWRVVAVGVVFTLARFSEAFLILRAQNIGLNATWVPAVLVLMNIAYALSAYPAGVLSDRINRTGLLALGLVFLACADLALALLPNLAGLALGVVLWGLHMGLTQGLFSALVADAAPASLRGTAFGYFNLFTGVALLAASVIAGALWDAYGPAGTFLAGLGFALISLLGLRAVGDRFAAEDKE, translated from the coding sequence GTGACGACGACGACACCGAATGCTGAGCGTCCGGGGCTGCCCAGGGGAATTTGGGTGCTCGGCTTCGTCTCGATGCTGATGGACGTCTCCTCCGAGATGATCCACGCGCTCCTGCCGATCTATCTCGTCACCGTGCTTGGCGCTTCGACGCTGACCGTCGGCTTCATCGAGGGTATCGCGGAGGCGACGGCCTCGATCACGAAGATCTTTTCTGGCGCGCTGTCGGACTGGCTCGGCCGCCGCAAGCTGCTTGCCGCACTCGGTTACGGTCTCGCCGCCTTTATCAAGCCGCTGTTCCCGCTTGCGCCCAGTGTCGGATGGCTTGTGGCTGCGCGCTTCATCGACCGCCTCGGCAAGGGCATTCGCGGCGCGCCCCGCGATGCGCTGATCGCCGATATCGCTCCCGTCGGCCTGCGCGGCGCGAGCTTCGGCCTGCGGCAATCGCTCGACACTATCGGCGCCTTCGTCGGGCCGCTCGCGGCGATCGGCCTGATGTGGTGGACGGCAGACAATTTTACCGCTGTGTTCTGGGTCGCCGTGCTGCCGGCCTTCTTGTCCTTCGGCTTGATCGCGTTCGCGGTGAGCGATCCGGAGCCGGACCCGAACCGGGAGCCCGCGAAAAATCCGCTCAATCTCGCCGCGATGCGGCAGCTCGGAGCGGTCTACTGGCGCGTCGTGGCCGTCGGCGTCGTCTTCACGCTGGCGCGCTTCAGCGAGGCCTTCCTGATCCTGCGCGCACAGAACATCGGGCTCAACGCGACGTGGGTGCCCGCGGTGCTGGTGCTGATGAACATCGCCTACGCCCTGTCGGCCTATCCGGCCGGCGTGCTGTCGGATCGGATCAACCGGACCGGCCTGCTCGCACTCGGGCTCGTCTTCCTCGCTTGTGCCGATCTCGCACTCGCGCTGCTACCGAATCTGGCAGGCTTGGCGTTGGGCGTCGTGCTGTGGGGACTGCATATGGGACTGACGCAAGGCCTGTTCTCGGCCCTCGTCGCCGACGCCGCGCCGGCGAGCCTGCGCGGCACCGCGTTCGGCTATTTCAACCTGTTCACCGGCGTTGCCTTGCTGGCCGCGAGCGTGATCGCCGGCGCGCTGTGGGACGCCTATGGTCCGGCTGGAACGTTCCTTGCGGGGCTCGGCTTCGCGCTGATTTCGCTTCTAGGACTGCGCGCCGTAGGCGATCGTTTCGCAGCGGAGGACAAGGAATGA
- the fabI gene encoding enoyl-ACP reductase FabI, whose protein sequence is MAQNSGLMQGKRGVILGLANNRSIAWGIAKACHAAGAELAFTYQGDALKKRVEPLAAEIGGLVLGHCDVTDAATIDAAFAMLKEKWGKIDFLVHAIAYGEQLDGRYVDTTPENFSKSMLISCYSFTAVAQRAEKLMTDGGSLITLSYYGAEKWMPHYNVMGVAKAALEASVRYLAADLGEKDIRVNAISAGPIKTLAASGIGDFRYILKWNETNAPMRRNVSTEDVGGSALYLLSDLSRGVTGEVHHVDSGYHVLGMKRPDAPDISFGGKD, encoded by the coding sequence ATGGCGCAGAATTCAGGTCTGATGCAGGGAAAGCGCGGGGTGATCCTCGGCCTTGCCAACAACCGCTCGATCGCCTGGGGCATCGCCAAGGCATGCCACGCCGCCGGCGCCGAGCTCGCCTTCACCTATCAGGGCGATGCGCTGAAGAAGCGCGTCGAGCCGCTCGCTGCCGAGATCGGTGGTCTTGTGCTCGGCCATTGCGACGTCACCGATGCCGCGACCATCGATGCTGCGTTCGCGATGCTGAAGGAGAAGTGGGGCAAGATCGACTTCCTGGTGCACGCGATCGCCTATGGCGAGCAGCTCGACGGCCGCTACGTCGACACCACGCCGGAGAATTTTTCCAAGTCGATGCTGATCTCCTGCTACTCGTTCACGGCCGTGGCGCAGCGCGCCGAGAAGCTGATGACGGATGGCGGCTCGCTCATCACGCTCAGCTACTACGGCGCCGAGAAGTGGATGCCGCATTACAACGTGATGGGCGTGGCGAAGGCGGCGCTGGAGGCCAGCGTGCGTTATCTCGCCGCCGATCTCGGCGAGAAGGACATCCGCGTCAACGCGATCTCGGCGGGTCCCATCAAGACGCTCGCCGCCTCCGGTATCGGGGATTTCCGCTATATCCTGAAGTGGAACGAGACCAACGCGCCGATGCGGCGCAACGTGTCCACCGAGGACGTCGGCGGCAGTGCGCTGTATCTCCTCTCCGATCTCTCGCGCGGCGTCACCGGCGAGGTGCATCACGTCGATTCCGGCTATCACGTGCTCGGCATGAAGCGGCCCGATGCGCCGGATATCTCGTTCGGCGGGAAGGACTAA
- a CDS encoding DUF190 domain-containing protein — translation MQIPAQAVSLRIFIGESDHFDGKPLYEAIVMTARERHLAGATVLRGPMGFGKSSRLHTSKILRLSEDLPLLIEIVDSEDNINAFLPILDGMMSSGLITLEKVQVLQYGAKAAS, via the coding sequence ATGCAAATCCCCGCTCAGGCAGTTTCGCTCCGGATCTTCATTGGCGAGAGCGACCATTTCGACGGCAAGCCGCTCTACGAAGCGATCGTGATGACGGCGCGCGAACGGCACCTCGCCGGCGCCACCGTGCTGCGCGGGCCGATGGGGTTCGGCAAATCGAGCCGGCTGCACACCTCGAAGATCCTGCGGCTCTCGGAAGACCTGCCGCTGCTGATCGAGATCGTCGACAGCGAAGACAACATCAATGCATTCCTGCCCATCCTGGATGGCATGATGTCGAGCGGGCTGATCACCTTGGAGAAGGTGCAGGTCCTGCAATATGGTGCGAAGGCCGCGAGCTGA
- a CDS encoding anti-sigma factor, protein MNDRKIPVTEDELHAYVDGELPAERRADVEAWLAAHPEEAERVQSWRAMAEMLHARYDAIAQEPVPARLELERLERRPRQWLYGAAAAVLVAFVAGGTAGWIAHGAASAPSAFQSFTEDALDAHRLYVVEVRHPVEVGGNERDHLQAWLTRRCGWTVFAPNLESSGLKLVGGRLLPGPNGPASFLMYEGASGERYTIYTAKTENGATQMRYTRADKDGALFWVERGVGYVVSGGGDRDRLTKVAQAVYDQAEKNGT, encoded by the coding sequence ATGAACGACCGCAAGATCCCAGTGACCGAGGACGAACTGCACGCCTATGTCGACGGCGAGCTGCCGGCCGAGCGCCGCGCCGACGTCGAGGCCTGGCTTGCCGCCCATCCCGAAGAGGCCGAGCGCGTGCAGTCCTGGCGTGCCATGGCAGAGATGCTGCACGCCCGCTACGACGCCATCGCCCAGGAGCCGGTGCCGGCGCGGCTGGAGCTCGAGCGGCTGGAACGTCGCCCGCGGCAATGGCTCTATGGTGCCGCTGCGGCTGTGCTGGTTGCCTTCGTCGCCGGTGGCACCGCCGGCTGGATCGCGCATGGCGCCGCCAGCGCACCCTCGGCTTTCCAGAGCTTTACGGAGGACGCGCTCGACGCCCACCGCCTCTATGTCGTCGAGGTCCGCCACCCCGTCGAGGTCGGCGGCAACGAGCGCGACCACCTCCAGGCCTGGCTGACCCGGCGCTGCGGCTGGACCGTGTTCGCGCCGAATCTGGAGAGCAGCGGGCTGAAACTCGTCGGCGGCCGGCTTTTGCCCGGACCGAACGGTCCGGCGTCGTTCCTGATGTATGAGGGCGCCTCGGGCGAGCGGTACACGATCTATACCGCCAAGACCGAGAACGGTGCGACCCAGATGCGCTACACCAGGGCGGACAAGGACGGCGCACTGTTCTGGGTCGAGCGGGGCGTCGGCTACGTCGTCAGCGGCGGCGGCGATCGCGACCGGCTGACCAAGGTGGCGCAGGCGGTCTACGATCAGGCCGAGAAAAACGGTACCTAA